Genomic window (Mycoplasma sp. NEAQ87857):
AGTTGCATTATTTTTTTTAAAATGTTGCAAGTTTTTGTATTTATCTAAAATATTTTTAGTTGAAATTTCAACCTTTTTAATTTTGATTTTCTTACATTCTTGCTCTTTAGTGTTATCACTATTTTTCATAACAATAATTTTATATTAAATTAAAGAAAATAAAAAAACTAAACAACTAATTATTGTTTAGTTTTTTTGCTTTTTATCAATTGCATATTCGTAAATTACTTTAACAATTGTTAAAGTAATAATTGAACCAATTGAAAAGAAAATGCTAGTGTCAGCAAAATTAAATGTTCCTGTATCTTTTCAAGGTAAATAAAATATATCTTTTACTCCTTTTTGAAATCTAAAGCGGTCAATAGCATTACCTAAATCACCAGCCATCATAATACCAAATACCATTACAAATAAAATTGCAAAATTAAAATGATCAAGATCTGAAAATAATGGTGTTAGTAATAATATCACAACAATTATAATGCTAAGTGTTTGAATCAAACCAATGTTAGCATCTTCAATAAATGTAACACCATCATGTCAAACACTTCTTATTCCTATAATTTTATAATCTTTAAAAGTTGATGGATCATTTTTATTTCACTCTTTATTTGGATCAAAAAGAAATTCTTTGGTTAATTGATCAATTAATAAGAAAATTGTAAAAGTTGTTAGCAAAATTGCATATAGCACTAATATTTTTTTTCAATTAGTTTTGATGTTATTAATAAATGATTTAAAAGCATTTATTAATTTGAGTTTAAATTTATTTAATAATGTAGGGTTTTGCATTTTATTCCCCTTTTGGTAATGATTGAATAATTTCAAAACATTCAGGACATAAATCATCTTGAATTAAACTTGGTTTGAAATGGTTTCAACAACGTAAGCATTTTTCTGATTCAAATTTTCAAACTTTGTTAGATGAACCAAAACGAACTTCTCCAACCATTAATAATGTTTTCAAATCTAATGATTTAATAAATTCACTAGTTGTATTAATTTCAATAGCAACTTCATTACTACGTTTAATTGTTTGGTTTTTAATTTCTTGTTCAATTAATACATTTACCGCATCTCTTAAATCAAAAAATTCTTTGTATTGCTCTAATACTTGTTTGTTAACCTTGATCTCATCTTTATTTTCAAATGATTCAAGCATAATAGATTCTTGTTTATTGGTTTTATTAAAGAAACCATATGCTTCTTCAGCGGTAGTTGGAATAATTGGAGCTAAAGCTATTAATAAGAAATCTAAAATTTCATATAAATTAGCTAATACCATTTGTCTTTCGGTATTATCTTCTTTACGAACATATAAAATATCTTTAGTTACTGATAAATAAAAGGCTGATAATTCAACAACATAGTTATTAATTAATTTAATTACATTAATAAATTTGTAATCATCATACGCTTTAATAACTTTAACTTTTAATTCTTTTAATTGTTCTTGAATAAATAAATGAATTCCATTACGTTCTACATTAGAATAGTTGTAATTATTTAAGTTACCTAATAAGAATTTGATGGTGTTTCTTAATTTACGATAAATTTCAGCATTTTGATCTAAGATTTGGTTTGAAATATGAACATCGTTTGAGTATTCACTATTTGCAGCTCATAATCTTAAAATATCAGCACCTTTTGATGAAACTACTTCTAAAGGACTAATCACATTACCTTTAGACTTAGACATTTTTTCACCTTTACCATCTAAAACAAATCCATGAGAAATTAAGTTTTTATATGGACTTACACCTTTATAAGCTACTGAGTTTATAATTGAAGAGTTAAATCATCCACGATATTGATCAACTCCTTCTAAATATAAATCATATGGTGATTCAATTCCATCAGCGATATTTGTTGCAATCGAAGAAACTCCTGAATCAAATCAAACATCCATAATATCCATTTCTCTAGTGTAGCCTAAACCTCTATAAGCTTCAGGTAATAATTCATCTGTTTCTTTAGCTCATCAAATATCTGTACCTTCTTGTTCTACAAGGTTAATTACATAATCAAAGATTGCTTCTTTAATTACTGGGTTTTGATCTTTATCATAGAAAATAATTAATGGGACTCCTCAAGTTCTTTGTCTTGAAATAGTTCAATCGTGTCTATTTTCAATCATTTGCATTAAACGATCTTTAGCTCAATTTGGATAAGTTGTTACATTATTTTTAATTTGATTTAGAATTTGGTCTCTAATTTTGTCAATAGATACAAATCATTGAGGTGTACCACGATAAATAATAGGTAAATGAGTTCTTCAATCATGAGGATATGAGTGTTTAATTCTTTGGAAACAAAGCATATTATTACCTAAAAACTCTGAAACTTTTTTGTTAGCATCATCATAAAAAATACCATCAAAATCAGTATTTGTACCAAAGATATATCCCTTATCATCAACGTGCATTATCATTTCTAATTTATGAGCTTTTCCAATCATAAAGTCATCTTCACCAAATAAAGGAGCTATATGAACTAAACCAGTTCCACTATCAGCACTAACATGATGACCTATTACAACAGGAGCATTGTGTTTTAAAATCGGAGTTTGATAAGTTGCTAAATTAGCGATATCTTTACCAAAGAAAGTTGATACAACTTCTTCATTTTCTCAATTTAATTTAGTTTTTAAATCTTCAAATAATGCACTTGCAACTATGTATCTTTGATTATTAGCTTTTACTACAAAGTATTCTAATTCTTCTCCTACAGCAACTCCTGCATTTGCAATTAATGTTCAAGGAGTTGTGGTTCATATAATTAATTTATCATCTTTGTTGATTAATGGAGTTTTTGAATCAACAACATTAAATGCTACATAAATTGATGGACTAACGACATCTTGATATTCAACTTCAGCTTCAGCTAAAGCACTTTGACTACTAGGTGATCAATAAACAGGTTTTAATCCTTTATACACTAAACCATCAAGCACCATTTTCTTAAACACTTTTAATTGTTTTGCTTCATAGTTCTTATCTAAAGTGATGTATATATTTTCTAAATCACTAAGTAATTGCAATGTACTAAATTGTTTCTTTTGTTTTTCAACTTGTTTTAATGCATATTTTGCAGCTTTTTTTCTTAAGATGTATGGGGTTAATTCATCTTTGTTGATTTTTGATTCAACTAACATTTTATGCTCAATAGGTAATCCATGAGTATCTCATCCCGCAACAAAAGGTGAATAGTATCCTTGAAGTGATTTATATCTAACAACTATATCTTTAAGAATTTTATTTAAAGCATGACCTACGTGTAAATCTCCATTAGCGTAAGGGGGACCATCATGTAAAATAAATGATGTGTTATTTTGATTTTTCTCCAATACTTTTTTATAAATTTGATTATCTAATCATTGTTTACGAAACATTGGTTCTTTAGTTACTAAATTAGCTCTCATATCGAATTTAGTAAAAGGCATATTTAATGTTTTTTTATAATCCATTATTTCTCCAATCATATTAATAAAATTAAATTAATTATATAAAAAAATAACTCTATTTTATCAACTTTTCTAGCGAATAAAATAGAGTTATTTTTGGTGGCCCCGGCAGGAATCGAACCAGCGACACACAGAGCTTCAATCTGTTGCTCTACCAACTGAGCTACAGGGCCAAAATGGCGGTCCAGACGGGGATCGAACCCGCGATCTCCTCCGTGACAGGGAGGCGTATTAAACCACTTTACCACTGGACCATGGTTGCGGAGACAGGACTTGAACCTGTGACCTTCGGGTTATGAGCCCGACGAGCTGCCAACTGCTCCACTCCGCTATATTAAAATAAATTGTTTGTTTAGATCTCATTACGATGGCGGGTGATGAGGGATTTGAACCCCCGCGGGCCGTGAAGCCCCTGCTAGTTTTCAAGACTAGTCCCTTCAGCCGGACTTGGGTAATCACCCGTGGTGGACCTAACAGGATTCGAACCTGTAACCAACCGGTTATGAGCCGGTTGCTCTAACCGTTGAGCTATAGGTCCGAAGCTCAAAGTATAATTTTGTTTTTGGTAGCACCGAAGAGAGTCGAACTCTTGACCTTCCGGGTATGAACCGGATGCTCTAACCAACTGAGCTACAGTGCCATAATGGTGGAGAGTATGGGATTCGAACCCACCACCTCCTGCGTGCAAGGCAGGCGCTCTAGCCAAATGAGCTAACCCCCCATTAAATGGTGAAGAAGACAGGATTTGAACCTGCGACCACTACAGCCCAAATGTAGTGCTCTACCAAGCTGAGCTACTTCTCCACTTTGCCTCTAGGCAAATACTATTATACACTATTTATTAAATTACGAAAAATATATTTTTAAATATGTTTGTCGTGAAATTATTATAACACAAATAACGAAAACTATAAATTATTTTTTTAATTTTTTAGTCCCTTAACATGTGCTTTAATATTTTACCATAAACTCATAAAACACTATGGTGATTTTTACGAAAATTCAAAGAGCATTCACTAAAAATCTATAACTTATACTTAAGAAGAAATTTTATTTTATTTACCTCTTTTTACTTTTTATTATTTTTTTAAAAATATGGTAAAAAATAGTATTTTTTCATAAAAAACGTCTATATACTAATGTTTTACAAATTCTTGCTTATCGAAAATAATATAATTTAAATGTGTAGGATATTATACACACTGTTTGCACATATGGTTTAACACTATTGAAACATAATATGTTTTCAATAAATCAAATATCACATACGAGCAAACTTAATTCTATATATAAAACAAAATAAACTCAGTGAATATATAGAATTAAAGATCGGATATTAAAATGAACACTTTAAAACAAATAAAAACTTGGTTTTTAGTAAATGTTATCGATAAGAAAAAGAATGTAATAATATTTTTTGTTATTCAATCTTTGCTTTCGTTTGCATCTCTATTTGTACTACTTTTAGAAGCTAATAACCTAGTAAAGTATTATGGATTTATACCTAAATCAAAATACATAGCATTAATTGTTTTGATATCTATTTGCATATTCTTATTAGTAATTCTATCTTGGAAAATTACAGGAAATATTATTTTCTTAACTAAAGTTGTTAAAAATGACCAAAACCCATTTACGTCATTATATTATGCAATGATATATTTTAAATATTTTAAAGTTTCAAGAAGAAGAAGAATTAATGTATTAAATTCATTCTTAGTTACAGAAGATCCAATTTTAAATAAAGTTTTGGATAATTTTAAAAATAGTAATTATGTTTTACAAGATAGTTATGCTATAACTATTTCAAATAAGTGAAATTATAGAAAATCAAATGACTTAGATTTTGTAGCAGCTGATGGAGATGACAAAATCGAGACATTGTTAACAAATTCTAATCACACAATTAATGATAAATTATTTTTCCAAGGAACAATTGATAACACTAAAGTTGAATTAATTAAAACTAAATACATTCCTAATAAGTATATAGAAGATAAAAATTGTTTAAAAGTAGTTAATAATACATGATTATTTAGCTCAAAATTAGTGCAATTGATTCAATACTTAAATTCAAGCACTCCTAATAAAGAAAAATGTATACAACTTTGTAACGATTTAAATCTTGCGTTATCTCTTTTAGATCATGATCAAAAAGTAAAGCTTAGCAATACTGTTGTTGATGCTATTACTTCAAACCTTAGTTTTTGATTCTTTATCAATAAAAATCTTGATCAATTAAATATTAATAACAATCAAGAAATATTAACTAAATTTAATGAACTTTTTGATTTAAATTCAATGCTTGATTACTCAATTCTTTTCAAATATCTAAGTGATATTTTAAAAAATAAAGAAGTTAAATATCATTTTGATAAAGTCGCTAAAACTCTTGCAAAAAGAAATGATATTTATAATACTTACTTAAGCATTACTAATAAATATGATTTAAATTTAATCAACACAACTTTAACATTTGAAAATGAAGATCAATTAAATGACTTTTATAAAGAGTTAAAAATTGACAAAACTATTAACCTAGAAAATCCTTTTATTACTATTTACCCTTCATCAAATACTTCTGTTGATATAAGAAAGGTTTTATATGCAATATACTTCACAAAATAAGAAATATAACTTAAACAGTATTGATGATATCAAGATGTTTAATAATGTTTATTTCTCATCAAGAGCTAAAATAATTCCTGTAATAGTAATCATAATTTTGTTATCATGTGAATTGGTTTTTATGACTTTATCAATGCAAGATACTATTAGGTTATATATCAACGAAGGTAAATATCCAGGAAATTCTTTCTTCTATCTTTTTATTCCTTTATATATTCTTGCTTTTGCTTTTTACTTCTACTTTTGAACTATTAATGTTATTTTTTGAATCATATTAAAAAAATCAAGGAAAGAACAACCTCATAGTCTATAAGGAATTTCAAGGGAATACTTATCTCTGAGGAGGCTTCCCACTTAGATGCTTTCAGCGGTTATCCTTTCCGTACTTAGCTACCCAGCTATGCTTTTGGCAAAACAACTGGAACACCAGGGGTACGTCCACTCCGGTCCTCTCGTACTAAGAGCAGCTCTCATCAATATTCCAACGCCCACATCAGATAGGGACCGAACTGTCTCACGACGTTCTGAACCCAGCTCGCGTACCGCTTTAATTGGCGAACAGCCAAACCCTTGGAACCAACTCCAGCTCCAGGATGCGATGAGCCGACATCGAGGTGCCAAACCTTGCCGTCGATGTGATCTCTTGGGCAAGATAAGCCTGTTATCCCCAGGGTAACTTTTATCCGTTGAGCGACTACCGTTCCATAACGTATAGCCGGATCACTAAGTCCTGCTTTCGCACCTGCTCGACTTGTAGGTCTCGCAGTCAAGCACACTTCTACCTTTGCGCTCTACATACGGTTTCTGACCGTATTGAGTGTACCTTTGAACGCCTCCGTTACCTTTTAGGAGGCGACCGCCCCAGTCAAACTACCCACCACGCACTGTCCCCCTACTGGATAACAGTAGCAGGTTAGAAACTCAACATACCAAGGGTGGTATTTCAAGGACGACTCCTTTAAGGCTAGCGCCTTAATCTCATAGTCTCCCACCTATCCTACACATGTTAGGCCAAGTTCCAATACGAAGTTGTAGTAAAGCTCCATGGGGTCTTTTCGTCTTGATGCGGGTACCCGGCGTTTTCACCGGGACCATAATTTCACCGAGTCCAATGTTGAGACAGTTGAGAGATCATTGCGCCTTTCGTGCAGGTCAGTATTTAGCCGACAAGGAATTTCGCTACCTTAGGACCGTTATAGTTACGGCCGCCGTTCATCCGGGCTTCACTTCAACGCTTCGCATAAGCTAACGCATCCGCTTAACCTTCGGACACTGGGCAGGCTTCACCCCCTATACATCACCTTGCGGTTTAGCAGAGAGCTGTGTTTTTGATAAACAGTTGTCCCTCACAATTTACTGTGGCCAACTTAATGTTGGCGCCCCTTCTCGCGAACTTACGGGGTCATTTTGCAGAGTTCCTTAACATTGGTTTTCTCGCGCGCCTTAGAATACTCATCTTGGGAACGTGTGTCCGTTCTCGGTACAGGTACCATTTACTTTATAACGTTTAGAAGCTTTTCTTGGAAGCATGAAATCACACAATTAAAACAAAAGTTCTATGCATCGTAGATTCCGGTTATAGAATGCGCATTTAACTACATTCACCAGTCGCTACTTACCCCTAAATCCAATAATAGGTAGTGCTATCCTTCTCCGTCACTCCATCACTTGTAAAAGGTAGTACAGGAATATTAACCTGTTATCCATCGAATACGCTTTTCAGCCTCTCCTTAGGTCCTGACTAACCCTGGGTGGACGAACCTTCCCCAGGAAACCTTTCCCAATAGGCGTTGAGGATTCTCACCTCAAATCGTTACTCATACCGGCATTCTCACTTCTAAGCGCTCCACTAGTCTTCACAGTCTAGCTTCACCGCACATAGAA
Coding sequences:
- a CDS encoding signal peptidase II, yielding MQNPTLLNKFKLKLINAFKSFINNIKTNWKKILVLYAILLTTFTIFLLIDQLTKEFLFDPNKEWNKNDPSTFKDYKIIGIRSVWHDGVTFIEDANIGLIQTLSIIIVVILLLTPLFSDLDHFNFAILFVMVFGIMMAGDLGNAIDRFRFQKGVKDIFYLPWKDTGTFNFADTSIFFSIGSIITLTIVKVIYEYAIDKKQKN
- the ileS gene encoding isoleucine--tRNA ligase, whose product is MDYKKTLNMPFTKFDMRANLVTKEPMFRKQWLDNQIYKKVLEKNQNNTSFILHDGPPYANGDLHVGHALNKILKDIVVRYKSLQGYYSPFVAGWDTHGLPIEHKMLVESKINKDELTPYILRKKAAKYALKQVEKQKKQFSTLQLLSDLENIYITLDKNYEAKQLKVFKKMVLDGLVYKGLKPVYWSPSSQSALAEAEVEYQDVVSPSIYVAFNVVDSKTPLINKDDKLIIWTTTPWTLIANAGVAVGEELEYFVVKANNQRYIVASALFEDLKTKLNWENEEVVSTFFGKDIANLATYQTPILKHNAPVVIGHHVSADSGTGLVHIAPLFGEDDFMIGKAHKLEMIMHVDDKGYIFGTNTDFDGIFYDDANKKVSEFLGNNMLCFQRIKHSYPHDWRTHLPIIYRGTPQWFVSIDKIRDQILNQIKNNVTTYPNWAKDRLMQMIENRHDWTISRQRTWGVPLIIFYDKDQNPVIKEAIFDYVINLVEQEGTDIWWAKETDELLPEAYRGLGYTREMDIMDVWFDSGVSSIATNIADGIESPYDLYLEGVDQYRGWFNSSIINSVAYKGVSPYKNLISHGFVLDGKGEKMSKSKGNVISPLEVVSSKGADILRLWAANSEYSNDVHISNQILDQNAEIYRKLRNTIKFLLGNLNNYNYSNVERNGIHLFIQEQLKELKVKVIKAYDDYKFINVIKLINNYVVELSAFYLSVTKDILYVRKEDNTERQMVLANLYEILDFLLIALAPIIPTTAEEAYGFFNKTNKQESIMLESFENKDEIKVNKQVLEQYKEFFDLRDAVNVLIEQEIKNQTIKRSNEVAIEINTTSEFIKSLDLKTLLMVGEVRFGSSNKVWKFESEKCLRCWNHFKPSLIQDDLCPECFEIIQSLPKGE
- a CDS encoding MAG4530 family protein, which gives rise to MNTLKQIKTWFLVNVIDKKKNVIIFFVIQSLLSFASLFVLLLEANNLVKYYGFIPKSKYIALIVLISICIFLLVILSWKITGNIIFLTKVVKNDQNPFTSLYYAMIYFKYFKVSRRRRINVLNSFLVTEDPILNKVLDNFKNSNYVLQDSYAITISNKWNYRKSNDLDFVAADGDDKIETLLTNSNHTINDKLFFQGTIDNTKVELIKTKYIPNKYIEDKNCLKVVNNTWLFSSKLVQLIQYLNSSTPNKEKCIQLCNDLNLALSLLDHDQKVKLSNTVVDAITSNLSFWFFINKNLDQLNINNNQEILTKFNELFDLNSMLDYSILFKYLSDILKNKEVKYHFDKVAKTLAKRNDIYNTYLSITNKYDLNLINTTLTFENEDQLNDFYKELKIDKTINLENPFITIYPSSNTSVDIRKVLYAIYFTK